The Lactuca sativa cultivar Salinas chromosome 2, Lsat_Salinas_v11, whole genome shotgun sequence genome includes a window with the following:
- the LOC111901472 gene encoding BEL1-like homeodomain protein 8 isoform X2, giving the protein MELNNLRVESHVAQKNRRRKLRFQQSSGDLNNQHPLHDHPQFEPKDIHRPFSYNTNVFPSEMFNSVARNPHLLLPSGHGFVSHEQDSSPGSSSALGLGSSERTLISSSGGGGGFVNLANPQNCNDWKTVVSSQQAAASDHWNLISYSNAAASTSIDQRNLNSGCYGYQQDVHNVPAFGSSPFYHNTLQQDQVTLAQLPHSKDDSVMNHSIPCWMNNSDHESGLLANRVHETTMAANEGNCNTQALSLSLSSVPHLKDDQPNLQSGQKPLKSDLLPPNSDPKSFMGVSSIGHRNTGPLGPFTGYATVLKNSKYLKPAQELLNGNCDVGGQDLVQASHDVYSHKILEEEMSRAFSSSDASEDPISNRNNNSGCESLRPEFHRKKARLLYMQEEVCRRYKQYLQQMQMVISAFETVAGLSTSTPYVCLALKAVSRHFHCVKNVISDQLSQMKKMMGETMSMSGNKAACDPDYVTSTSRLKSIDQRLEKSGGGSAAFFASQQPVWRPQRGLPERAISVLKTWLFDHFLHPYPSDADKHMLATQTGLTRNQVSNWFINARVRIWKPMVEEIHTLETKGLAEPNQPDGQEPNRIEMGSLPNSQQQEYSRNNGILTVVNDHDHDHDQSNDHEKQATDRPEYNQMQALTSMDRLMNIIPYPRATFDASGLGPVSLTLGLRQNAEHVQQLQQHFGGQLIHDFVG; this is encoded by the exons ATGGAGCTGAACAATCTGAGGGTCGAATCACATGTAGCGCAGAAAAACCGGCGACGTAAATTGAGATTTCAGCAAAGCTCCGGTGACCTGAATAACCAACATCCACTTCATGACCACCCTCAGTTCGAACCCAAAGATATACACCGACCCTTTTCATACAACACCAATGTCTTCCCTTCCGAGATGTTCAATTCCGTTGCTAGGAATCCACATCTGCTGTTACCTTCCGGCCATGGTTTTGTATCCCATGAACAAGATTCTAGTCCAGGTTCAAGTTCGGCTTTGGGTTTGGGTTCTTCGGAGAGGACGTTGATAAGTtccagtggtggtggtggtggttttgtTAATTTGGCGAATCCACAGAATTGTAACGACTGGAAAACTGTTGTTTCTTCGCAACAAGCTGCAGCCAGTGATCATTGGAATTTAATTAGCTATTCGAATGCTGCTGCTTCGACGAGTATTGATCAAAGGAACTTGAATTCAGGCTGCTATGGCTACCAACAAGATGTGCACAATGTTCCGGCGTTCGGTTCTTCCCCGTTTTACCATAACACCCTTCAACAAGATCAAGTCACTCTTGCTCAACTTCCTCATAGCAAGGACGATTCCGTGATGAATCATTCAATTCCATGTTGGATGAACAATTCCGATCATGAATCGGGTCTTTTAGCAAACCGAGTTCATGAAACAACAATGGCTGCAAATGAGGGTAACTGCAACACTCAAGCCTTATCTTTATCACTTTCATCAGTCCCACACCTTAAAGATGATCAACCCAATCTACAATCGGGTCAAAAACCTTTAAAGTCGGATCTATTACCACCCAACTCCGATCCTAAATCTTTCATGGGCGTTTCATCTATCGGTCACCGGAATACCGGTCCACTGGGTCCGTTCACCGGGTACGCTACAGTTCTAAAGAATTCCAAGTATTTGAAGCCTGCACAAGAACTGTTGAACGGGAATTGTGATGTAGGGGGTCAGGATCTTGTTCAAGCAAGTCATGATGTTTACTCCCAcaaaattcttgaagaagaaatgaGTCGCGCTTTCAGTTCTTCGGACGCTTCAGAAGATCCTATTAGTAACCGAAACAACAACTCCGGTTGTGAATCTCTCCGTCCAGAATTTCATCGGAAGAAGGCCAGGTTGCTGTATATGCAGGAAGAG GTATGCAGAAGGTACAAGCAGTATCTGCAGCAAATGCAGATGGTGATTTCAGCTTTTGAAACAGTAGCAGGGCTGAGTACCTCAACACCTTACGTTTGTTTAGCTCTCAAGGCGGTTTCCCGGCATTTTCACTGTGTAAAGAACGTGATTTCCGATCAGCTGTCacaaatgaagaagatgatgggAGAGACCATGTCCATGAGTGGTAATAAAGCAGCTTGTGATCCTGATTATGTGACATCTACTTCTCGCCTGAAATCCATTGACCAGAGACTTGAAAAATCCGGTGGTGGTTCTGCCGCATTCTTTGCATCACAACAGCCGGTGTGGAGGCCTCAGAGAGGTCTCCCTGAACGTGCTATCTCAGTTCTTAAAACCTGGCTTTTCGATCATTTCCTTCACCC GTACCCTTCGGATGCAGACAAGCATATGTTGGCTACTCAAACTGGCTTAACCAGAAACCAG GTTTCAAACTGGTTCATAAATGCAAGAGTTCGAATTTGGAAACCAATGGTGGAAGAAATACACACCCTTGAAACCAAAGGCTTGGCTGAACCAAACCAACCAGATGGTCAAGAACCTAACCGGATCGAGATGGGTTCATTGCCAAACTCACAGCAACAAGAATATTCTAGAAACAATGGGATCTTAACAGTAGTAAATGATCATGATCATGATCATGATCAATCAAATGACCATGAGAAACAAGCTACTGATAGACCCGAATACAACCAGATGCAGGCATTAACCAGTATGGACCGGCTCATGAACATTATCCCTTACCCTCGAGCCACATTTGATGCAAGTGGGTTGGGTCCGGTTTCTCTTACTTTGGGACTTAGACAAAATGCTGAGCATGTTCAGCAGTTGCAGCAACATTTTGGAGGTCAGTTGATTCATGATTTTGTTGGTTAA
- the LOC111901472 gene encoding BEL1-like homeodomain protein 8 isoform X1, whose protein sequence is MSRMSFHSLELMELNNLRVESHVAQKNRRRKLRFQQSSGDLNNQHPLHDHPQFEPKDIHRPFSYNTNVFPSEMFNSVARNPHLLLPSGHGFVSHEQDSSPGSSSALGLGSSERTLISSSGGGGGFVNLANPQNCNDWKTVVSSQQAAASDHWNLISYSNAAASTSIDQRNLNSGCYGYQQDVHNVPAFGSSPFYHNTLQQDQVTLAQLPHSKDDSVMNHSIPCWMNNSDHESGLLANRVHETTMAANEGNCNTQALSLSLSSVPHLKDDQPNLQSGQKPLKSDLLPPNSDPKSFMGVSSIGHRNTGPLGPFTGYATVLKNSKYLKPAQELLNGNCDVGGQDLVQASHDVYSHKILEEEMSRAFSSSDASEDPISNRNNNSGCESLRPEFHRKKARLLYMQEEVCRRYKQYLQQMQMVISAFETVAGLSTSTPYVCLALKAVSRHFHCVKNVISDQLSQMKKMMGETMSMSGNKAACDPDYVTSTSRLKSIDQRLEKSGGGSAAFFASQQPVWRPQRGLPERAISVLKTWLFDHFLHPYPSDADKHMLATQTGLTRNQVSNWFINARVRIWKPMVEEIHTLETKGLAEPNQPDGQEPNRIEMGSLPNSQQQEYSRNNGILTVVNDHDHDHDQSNDHEKQATDRPEYNQMQALTSMDRLMNIIPYPRATFDASGLGPVSLTLGLRQNAEHVQQLQQHFGGQLIHDFVG, encoded by the exons ATGTCCAGAATGTCATTTCACAG TCTGGAGTTGATGGAGCTGAACAATCTGAGGGTCGAATCACATGTAGCGCAGAAAAACCGGCGACGTAAATTGAGATTTCAGCAAAGCTCCGGTGACCTGAATAACCAACATCCACTTCATGACCACCCTCAGTTCGAACCCAAAGATATACACCGACCCTTTTCATACAACACCAATGTCTTCCCTTCCGAGATGTTCAATTCCGTTGCTAGGAATCCACATCTGCTGTTACCTTCCGGCCATGGTTTTGTATCCCATGAACAAGATTCTAGTCCAGGTTCAAGTTCGGCTTTGGGTTTGGGTTCTTCGGAGAGGACGTTGATAAGTtccagtggtggtggtggtggttttgtTAATTTGGCGAATCCACAGAATTGTAACGACTGGAAAACTGTTGTTTCTTCGCAACAAGCTGCAGCCAGTGATCATTGGAATTTAATTAGCTATTCGAATGCTGCTGCTTCGACGAGTATTGATCAAAGGAACTTGAATTCAGGCTGCTATGGCTACCAACAAGATGTGCACAATGTTCCGGCGTTCGGTTCTTCCCCGTTTTACCATAACACCCTTCAACAAGATCAAGTCACTCTTGCTCAACTTCCTCATAGCAAGGACGATTCCGTGATGAATCATTCAATTCCATGTTGGATGAACAATTCCGATCATGAATCGGGTCTTTTAGCAAACCGAGTTCATGAAACAACAATGGCTGCAAATGAGGGTAACTGCAACACTCAAGCCTTATCTTTATCACTTTCATCAGTCCCACACCTTAAAGATGATCAACCCAATCTACAATCGGGTCAAAAACCTTTAAAGTCGGATCTATTACCACCCAACTCCGATCCTAAATCTTTCATGGGCGTTTCATCTATCGGTCACCGGAATACCGGTCCACTGGGTCCGTTCACCGGGTACGCTACAGTTCTAAAGAATTCCAAGTATTTGAAGCCTGCACAAGAACTGTTGAACGGGAATTGTGATGTAGGGGGTCAGGATCTTGTTCAAGCAAGTCATGATGTTTACTCCCAcaaaattcttgaagaagaaatgaGTCGCGCTTTCAGTTCTTCGGACGCTTCAGAAGATCCTATTAGTAACCGAAACAACAACTCCGGTTGTGAATCTCTCCGTCCAGAATTTCATCGGAAGAAGGCCAGGTTGCTGTATATGCAGGAAGAG GTATGCAGAAGGTACAAGCAGTATCTGCAGCAAATGCAGATGGTGATTTCAGCTTTTGAAACAGTAGCAGGGCTGAGTACCTCAACACCTTACGTTTGTTTAGCTCTCAAGGCGGTTTCCCGGCATTTTCACTGTGTAAAGAACGTGATTTCCGATCAGCTGTCacaaatgaagaagatgatgggAGAGACCATGTCCATGAGTGGTAATAAAGCAGCTTGTGATCCTGATTATGTGACATCTACTTCTCGCCTGAAATCCATTGACCAGAGACTTGAAAAATCCGGTGGTGGTTCTGCCGCATTCTTTGCATCACAACAGCCGGTGTGGAGGCCTCAGAGAGGTCTCCCTGAACGTGCTATCTCAGTTCTTAAAACCTGGCTTTTCGATCATTTCCTTCACCC GTACCCTTCGGATGCAGACAAGCATATGTTGGCTACTCAAACTGGCTTAACCAGAAACCAG GTTTCAAACTGGTTCATAAATGCAAGAGTTCGAATTTGGAAACCAATGGTGGAAGAAATACACACCCTTGAAACCAAAGGCTTGGCTGAACCAAACCAACCAGATGGTCAAGAACCTAACCGGATCGAGATGGGTTCATTGCCAAACTCACAGCAACAAGAATATTCTAGAAACAATGGGATCTTAACAGTAGTAAATGATCATGATCATGATCATGATCAATCAAATGACCATGAGAAACAAGCTACTGATAGACCCGAATACAACCAGATGCAGGCATTAACCAGTATGGACCGGCTCATGAACATTATCCCTTACCCTCGAGCCACATTTGATGCAAGTGGGTTGGGTCCGGTTTCTCTTACTTTGGGACTTAGACAAAATGCTGAGCATGTTCAGCAGTTGCAGCAACATTTTGGAGGTCAGTTGATTCATGATTTTGTTGGTTAA
- the LOC111901498 gene encoding uncharacterized protein LOC111901498, with protein sequence MTGTPGAAAGTPAVNPNAPVPNIMANHAERPEKFSVLNFKKQQLKMLFYLTILNLDRFLETALVIVEGQTVAQSLNAVEWKHSKFLCHNYVLNGLIDALYNVYCKVATAKELWESLERKYKTKDAGTKKHVVAKFLEYKMIDSKSVMSKVQDLQVIIHDNNEEGMDLNESFQVASMVEKLPLGWIDFKKYLKHKRKELSVEELAVRLRIEEDNRMDLKKGSEVESSKVYTVKARHTSKRKGKGPHKGKANGKNLGPKAGTFNKKFKCYNYG encoded by the coding sequence ATGACTGGAACTCCTGGAGCTGCTGCTGGTACCCCTGCTGTGAACCCAAATGCACCTGTTCCAAACATCATGGCTAATCATGCCGAGCGACCtgaaaaattttctgttttgaactTCAAGAAGCAGCAGCTGAAGATGCTATTCTACTTGACCATTTTGAACTTGGATCGGTTCCTAGAAACTGCTCTTGTAATTGTTGAGGGACAGACTGTTGCTCAATCTTTGAATGCAGTGGAATGGAAGCACTCAAAGTTTCTGTGCCACAACTATGTGTTGAATGGGCTAATTGATGCACTTTATAATGTCTATTGTAAAGTTGCAACTGCTAAGGAACTATGGGAGTCTTTAGAAAGGAAGTATAAGACAAAAGATGCTGGTAccaagaagcatgttgttgctaaGTTCTTGGAATACAAAATGATTGACTCAAAATCTGTTATGAGTAAAGTCCAAGACCTTCAGGTAATTATACATGATAACAATGAAGAAGGGATGGACCTTAATGAGTCTTTCCAAGTTGCATCAATGGTTGAAAAGCTTCCTCTCGGTTGGATAGACTTCAAAAAATACCTTAAGCATAAGCGAAAGGAGTTGTCTGTAGAGGAACTGGCGGTGCGTCTTCGCATTGAAGAAGACAATCGAATGGATTTGAAGAAAGGCAGTGAAGTTGAATCTTCTAAGGTTTATACAGTGAAAGCTCGTCACACTTCCAAGAGAAAAGGCAAGGGACCTCACAAAGGGAAAGCAAATGGAAAAAACTTAGGCCCCAAGGCAGGAACTTTCAATAAGAAATTCAAGTGCTACAATTATGGTTAA